In Panicum virgatum strain AP13 chromosome 5K, P.virgatum_v5, whole genome shotgun sequence, the genomic window ATTCAACCAGTACTGTAAACTTCAACCCCAAATCTTCAAGACCAGAAAATttatttaattaattaatgTTCATGGTTTATTCTTACTCAAGTCCACACAACTTACATATAtgtcatacatatatataccgTAGATTTACAAATTAACCAATCTATTTTTCCTCGCACTTATCCTCATCATCACAAAAATGCTCCAAGGATAACCGGTGTGTGCCGTCGTATGTCCGACCATTGCATCCACGCCGACCAGCTGCTCTTAGGGCGATCGATGCGTGCGTGCTTCCACTTGTTCTCCGGCGACCCCTCTCCTTCCTTCGCACTGAAGAGTACGGAAACACCCCCGCTATGTGCAGCTAGCTAAGCATCTAGCAGCTATACGACGTGAGACCGCGGCGAGCTAGCTAGAGGCGGTCACGACTCGCCCCAGGATTTAGTGGTGGTCACGGACTGGTCGGTCTCGGTGGTGTCGCCGGCGTCGGACGGCGCCGGCTTGGAGAGCGAGAGCACGAGGTCCTTCATGTCGGAGCTGGAGGAGCGCAGGTGCGCCAGGATCTTGCTGAACTTGGGCTTCTTCCGGGTGATGGCGATGGACACGTCGTTGGGGAAGAGGTCCCGGAGGACGAAGGCGTGGAACACCGTGGTCACCAGCAGCCCCGCCACAGTGACGGTGGCGATGCCGGAGAGCCCGATGGAGAGCGCCTGCGTCAGCACGTTGGTCACCTCCGTCGCGTAGGTGATGGTGGCCACCGACGCGCCGGTCATCGGGAACGTGTACGCCCACCACGCCAGCGAGAAGCGGAAGCCCCGGAAGAAGTTGATCCGCACCGCCTGATGAACAACGCATCATCAACGGTCAGAAAATCATCGATACCATGACCGGCATTTGTGCTGATGAATTCAATTGGTATACCGCCGTATACGTACCAGTGACATGTAGAGGAAGAGCGCGATGAAGTAGGCGATCCGTGCGCCGGCGTCGAAGTGGCCGTTGATCCTGGCCCAGGCCATGGACGCGACGCTGGGCGCGGCGacgaagaggaagaagaccGGGTGGAGCTCCTTGGGGAGCGTCACGTTGGTGGGGAGGCGCTGGTAGAGCGTGACGAAGAGCACCACGTAGTGCGCGAGCCCGAcggcgaagaagaagatgggGCCCTCGCGGAGGCCCATCTTGGCGCCCAGCAGCGCGCCGACGAAGTTGCCGACGATGGACAGGTGGTTGGACGGGTTGGCCACCTTGGACAGCCGGCGCTGCCCGCCGAACATCCACTGCCCGTAGATCTTGATCTCCAGGCAGAAGATGGGCGCCATGAGGCAGTACCAGACGCCGTGGTGCATCTCCGCCACCAGCCGCGGCGCGCCCAGCACCAGGAACAGGCACGCGATCCACGGCGCGAAGAAGAAGTTGGCGCGCACCGGGTGGTGGAACTCGCGCCGCACCGCCTCGAAGTAGAAGACCACCTTGAGCAGGTAGATGGCGGACACCAGCGCCGTCAGCGCCACCGCGGCGTACCACAGCACGTGGTTCGCCACGGGGCTCACGCGCAGGAacgccgtcggcgccgccgacgccagcgTCTTCCACAGGATCGACTGGCTGCTCACTCCCAGGCACATCCCGAACGCGCTGATCGGGAACCGCAGCAGGAACGGCCACTTCTCGTCTTTCGGGAGCACCGGCACCTCCGTCGCCTGCACCGGCACGCCAAGTCTCAGAATTTTTTTCCCGGCCCGAGCAGAAAACGAAACCGACACGTCCCTGTCACGCCAAGCGTGTGGTGGTGCTTGCTGCTTACCCTGAGGGTGTCGAGCTCGGGGCCTTCCAGGGCGTCGAAGtagcggtcggcggcggggaccTGGTCGGTCTCCTCCTCGGAGATCTTCGAGTCCGGGGACGCGCCGCTGTCGACGGGCTCCTGCGGGCGCCCGCGCAGGTTGGACAGCTGCTGCTCGAGGCGCCCGGAGAAGGTCTTGAAAGGGTCGAACCGCTTGTCGCGGGCGCcgtcgccccgccgcgcgccgccgtcgtcggcgtTCTTGGACGGGTGCAGGTTCAGGATGGGCTGCGAGTGGAACCGCGTCTGCTTGAGCTGCCTCGGGGGGTGCAagccctgctgctgctcctcctccacgggGTGGACGTCGAGtcctccggcggccggcgccacgCGCGCCTCCACTCGGCGCGCCGACGCCGTCCGGAACTGCGACAGGTGGAACCCCGACGGCGACGCGGGCATGCTGAGCGACACGGAGTACGGGACGTGCGCGTCGTCGTCGTACgaccgcgcggcggccgcggggatgCTGATGACGACGTCCCCGGCGCCCCCCGAGCCCTGCAGCTCCTCCACCCTGCCCTCCACCTCGTTCagggagacgccggcggcggcgacgcagtCGAAGCCGGCGATGGCCTGCGAGGGCACTCGGATCAGGAGCGCCGGGAGCGTCTCCTCCCTCGACGCCAGCTCGGCGTTCGGCCCGGCCGTCTCGACGTCCTTGCCGCCGAACTCCATCGTACGGGCACCCAACGCCGGCACGCCTGCCTGCGGCACAAAGAGTACGGCTCCGGAGTTAATaagcggctgctgctgctgctgacgcGACAAAGCGCATGTGAAACTCGCCGCGAAACAGAAATAACcagaggaggaaggaagaaAAGGTCATCAAGCACTATCGCAGTACCAGATCCACCAATTCGGCCGGAGCACGGCTCGGCAATCCCGTACGGCGATGCTTGCCATATCGATCGATTTTTCGAGTCCTATAAACTCCTACTACCAGTACTCACCTTCGGCGGCTGGACTAGGTAAAGTTAGATTATCAGCAGGTCTGTACGGCACTCTCTTCTCTAACCAACGAGCTCTCTAGACGCGCAGCACCAGGCGGGAGAAGTTGcagcgcggcgggggcgcgaaCGGCGGCCGATTTATAGAGCGCAGCGcgcgcagggggggggggggggggggggggctctttCGGCGCGAAGGGGGAGACCGGGACGGAGGGCGACGCCTTTTTTTTTCCCAATTTCCCGCACGCGACGCGAGTGGGTGGCCGCCAGctagcgggagcggcggcggggcaggccgccggctggccgggcggccggtgacggcgacggGGCCGGGCGCCGGCCGCGAAGGGCGGCGCCATGCACAGCGCGAAGGTTCAGTGCACCGGCAGCCGGAGGCGTCGCCATCCGCCGTAGAAAACAAGCTGATTTCTCCAcgctttcctttttctttcttgtcaAATTTCGACACTCCCTCTTCCACACTCTCTCGCGCACACAAAAAAGATCAAGTAGGAGTATTCAAGTTGGTCTCCGATAGCACAGTTCAGTGCCAGTAAAAGGATCAGGGGGACGACAGGCAGAACCACAGGTTCGCTCGCCGGCCGTGCTCTGCTTGGCCGAGCCGAAACAGAGGCGCGCATGCAGCACGGGCATGCCATGCACGTCCGGTCCGGCGAAAGCCGCGAATCCGTTTGCTTGTGCCGGCGAGGAAAAGGGCCCGAAGGGACGGGGCGCGCTAGAATCCGGTGCAGGGGGTTGACATGGCAGGTCCTTTCATTCCCGAAAGGTGGACAGGAGCAAAAGGGGCGGCCCCGGACGGACGCGTGCAGAACCCGAACAAGTACGAGCCGCGACAGCAATTTTCCTCTGACCTGACCTGCGTCTCCGACCCTTGCCAGCCTACCGCGCGCGCGCGACGTGACCATCGAGCTGGGTTTTTTGTAAGCTTCTGCTCCTCCGATTCAGGAGTCGCCGTCTCCACGGATCGCTGAGCGCTGGCTGGCTGCACGCAGACCAGTAAACTTTAAACTGGATGGGGGCACGCACGTCGCGGTCCGGCACGGCTCCCGTCCACTGCCAGATCGGACCGCCCCTAGATGTGACCCGGCCGCGCGCACGCGACCTATACACTGACTCGGTGCCTTGGGTGGTGCTAGCTAAGCTATCCCGTCCGTGTCCGTGACGTATTTGCTCCTGTACACTACAGCCATGAGCCATGCAAACACGCAAGGACGCAGCCGAGCAAAGGTGTGCTAGATtccttttttttagataaagaggCGTGCTAGATGCCTAACTCGATCCCCTCTAAAATCAAGACCACGCTAAAACTAAGAACATGCGAAACCCAAAACTTTTCACTCCAAGATAAGAAGATGCATGCGTGCCACAAGCAGCAAGAACACCCAGGCTTTACCTCCGGTTCCAGAACAAGTTCAGCGTGGCTCCGCGGCGGCCTCGATCGAGGTTTCAAGCTGGATGTGGTTGGCAGGGGAGGTTGGAGTAGGAGAGGTGAGCGACGGCAAAGAAGCTAGAGCACTAGCACTCTAGCAGAGGACAGTATCAGGTTAGCAGCCCCAGCAATTAACCAGCTAGCACCTGATGAAGGGACGAGTGGAAGGAAGCTAGGAAGAAAGAAAGAGCTAGGAGCTGCgaacggagggagggagggaggtggtAAGCTGCCAGGCTCGCCGAGCCTGGGGCGTATATATAGACGGCGCACGAAGCTGTCGAGAGCTGAATTCTTCATTTCCTCACTCCcccaggaaaagaaaaagaaaaagtagaGAAAAAAATTGTAATTAACGGAAATGGCGCCAGCCGCATGGACGGGGAGGACAGGGTGGAAATTGTAAGAAATACAATACCCCGGCAGAAAGGTGGCAGAGGCGGTTGACGAGTCAAACCGCGGGGCCTGCCTGGGAGCGGGGCCCGCTTCCAGCCACCCACACCCCTCCGTGGGCCGTGGCCTTGACCAACGGCGCGGGAGCTGTCGGGCCCGCGCGAAAAGCCACGTGCTTTCTGCTTCGTGCTCCCGAGTTTTGCGGGCATGTTGGGCAGGGCGGCGGTACGGGGCACGGTACGGAGTGCTCGGGCCGGCGGACTATGGAACGCGAGCGTTGAAAAACCCGCGCGACGAGATCGTAGGGGGGATCTTGGCTGCTGTACGAGCCTACAGTATACGGGCCAAGTGTTTTTCTCTACAAACTCGTGGGGCTctacttcttctttttctttttctttttcctgctcTTTTATTGAATAAGGTGGCAATGGCACGGAGCGATATCTTATCGCGAGGAAAAATAGCGGTCGTATCAGAGGGTGATGCGTGGCTAGACACAAGCACCGCTTCCTCATAATTTCTTGAGAATCAAGGACAATTTGATTTGATAAGCGTACTACGGCACTAGTTTCTAGTTTATTTCCAAACCATAGTGTCAAGAAAAAACAACTTTGTGTATGGTTACTTACTCGTGAAATTCTGGCTGAACTTGATTTTCTCgattttttattttagaaatatctTTTTTATGGCTGGTTTCTTAATATTGCCGGTAGTGTCGACATAAAACAGAAGTGCAATGATTACGAAGCGAAAAAATTCGAGGTaatgagattttttttccttagaTACTATGTAAACTCGATTCTTGTTCGACATCCATAGTTTCTATTTCTTGACGGTAGTGTCAGAAGAAAGCAAGTTATGTCCCTATTATGAATCGAAAATAATCATGTTTTGACATTTTTCTACGTCGTCATGGAACAATAGTATGTAAAGGAAATCATAGTCTTAATATAATTGGCCTCTGATGTTGGGAAAATGTAATTCTCATGTTTGCTGACGTACTTACTAATTTTTGGCAGTGGCTGAGGACATAGTTTTCTAATTTCCTGCAGTAGTGCCAGCAGAAAGCACTACTATGATCtctgtgtttttttttaagtTGTTATGGTACAGTATCTACTAGAAGCAGAATCTTAGTCGTCTTCCTATGTTTGGAAAACATAAACCTCGTGTTTGCGTGACTTGTTCATAATTCCTGGCTGTCGCTGATGTTGAGAGCATATATAATTCTAATTTTCGACGGTAATGTCAACAAAAGCACGGGTCTATGGAGTTAGATTCAAAAGTAGTGGTCGGTTAAGCATACGTACGTTCCATGACATTTTGTTGCACGGTCACCTATATATCGCTTTAGAAATGACAGCATCGGAGCTAGCGGTGCCCGCGGGTGTAAAAATTTACGTGTTGGGGGAGGTAGTAAAAAGTGTAGATTGACAGTGCGACGACAGTGATCAACCCTGTACGTCTTGCTTAATTGTTAAGAAACAAGTTTCAAAACACTCCGAAATCTTTTTTGGTGCACTTACTAGATATATGGATAATATCTAATCACGTTAACTTTTGCTACACAAAAGCATTTTACTTTTAAAGAAATAGAGGCCTCTACTAGAGTAGAGCTTTCTAGCTATGTAGTATCCACACTTTATATTCCTCTTGGGTACGGAGAGCACGGACCTGATTAGTCTTTGAGTTACCTTAGCACTAGATGTGTTTTGGATGTGACCAATGGCTTATATATGTTGCCATGCACATGTACGCGCACGCACTGAAGCCATGTCAAATTGGCCATGAACACCGCTCAAGGAcactttttgaaaaaaaaatgcttgCGCTACCTATATACCGTCATGATGAAATCACACTCAtgcatatacatgttgttctaATTCCACAAGCTAGTCACGAGGACGAATAGCGTCGAGTACTGGCTAGCAAGATGGACTGTTGAACTCAGTGTTTCTAGCATTATTGCTTGCTAACAAGAATCATCGATCCGGAATTTCCATCTCAATTATGCAGGCTTTTTATTTCCACCAGCTGTGCGCGTTCTCGAACGAATTTCGAGCGGTTTTAATTTCTTCAGTACCTACGAATTCGAATCTTGAATTGTGCCGAACGAAGAAGGAATAATTCCATCGTGCACGCATGGTGGTCTAGAAACCATAGTTGGGCTTGTGCACAGTCGATTCCAGCATCTGAACCAGTTATGTGACCAGATAAATTAAATGCTGTACCAGAGATCTCCGAATCGATGCTAAATGCCTTAATATAATGCAGTGACAAGGAATAACTAAACTGAATAAAATCAGCAGACACTGCCCAAGTGGTCAGAATATGTAACCTATCAGGAGCGAGAATGAATTAGGATACTGACATACTGTAGATGTCCTGGTCAGCATCCATCGTCTGAAGAAAAAGACAGTGGATTTGTAGTACTTGCTTCCGGCCAACATTAAAAAAAGCCTAAAAATATTTGGAGCGTGAAAGCTACCGGCGCCTGTTTGGAAACTAGCCGTGGTGGAATATCTCACCAACATCGAACTATTAGTGAACAGTGATTCCAACAGACAGCGAAACAGGGTCGATCTAATACTATATGAACGGTGGGCCGCTTGATGTGTTTGGATTTCGATGAGCGAAAATAGCTCCCCGACCAACCACACGCAAACAATTTTGTTGACCAGAACGTGATGCTCGCCTATACAAACGGACCGTATCCTACTCCTAGTTGTGTATAGTAGTATAATATTCAAGTGAAAACAAACGGACCGTACAGAAAGACAACAGGGGTGCCGTGCGCTAGACTGCTAGCTGTGCGTGCATGAACTAGTCAAACCCCcaaaaaattttagtttacaatAATTCCAGTCTTGGACCAAGTGGTGAACACTTGTATAGGTTACTGGTGGAAAGCAATAAAGGAACATGCGTGCATGCGTTTTTTAGCAAGATTAAACATTGTTTTCTGGATTAAATATTTTTGTTGCCTGGTTGCTAATTTAACCAACAATAAAGAGCTCTGAGCTCACATGGGACCGAATGAATAGCCTACTGGCTACTGGCTCTTCACTTACCCTTTCTTTCTAGCAGCTTTTTAACTTGGGGGTTTAATCAAGTAATTAAAAGTACATGCGAATATCTAATACCAATACTGGAACCGTAGTATATACTTATATACCATAATGCGCATAGAGCATCTTTGGTATGTTCCATTTGGACAATCTTTACTAGTTCCATCCAAAATTAGCCAGGCAAATCCAATTTAAATTTTTCCAGGTAAATCTACTGGTTACAATTAggtgttagtattgatctccaccgggccagtccaacgactgggccaaccttgactcgcgtcctgatcggggacgcccagcccaatagacggctggtgggcccctgtcgcgcagtgccatatatagaggaggtggggactgcgGCACGGTATAGGAGGTTCACCCCGCCGCTACAGTTCCCACcatcctaaaccctaacccgatctagagagggggctgctgctgcggcgggaaGCCTACCGAAGCCACCGTCCTCGACACAGCGAGGACGTCACTGCCCCTGCGCCACGCCGCCAACGCCCGCGACTTCGAACCTCGTCCACGACTCCGTCGCCGGCGTTCTGGACATCGGCGTCGGGTTCGTATTCAACCATTGATGGTATGTTCTTCAAGAATCAGTGAGTAACCCGCCGATCTACTACCTAGTCGATCTAAAGAGTTTAACAATGGCATCAGAGCCGGTCTAGAGAGTAGATCGAATTGGGACAGAAAGGATTCGGTCATGAATCGAAAGAGGGAGAAAGAAATTTCGATCTCGGATCGAAAGAGGAAAAGAATATAGCTCAAATCCTAACCCTAAGAGAAAGGATGAGAGGAGCAGGGACGCACCTGgctccatgccgccgccggccaacgaCGTGCGCAATAGAACTCCCGAGACGCCGGCTTGCCGGTGCTCCACCGCCTCTGTGCGGGAAAGAACGGGCCGACGCCGCGCATGCCGCCCTGAGCGCACGCGCACGGCCCCAAAGGGCACCACCGAGGTGCCGCTCGACAGCGCCGCGCGCGGCTCAGGCCACACGCGTGCACCGGCGAGGggtgccacggcggcgccgccatctcTGCGTGCCCGCCGGCGAGGCTTCAACGACCAgaacggcgcggcgcgggaggagaagaaagaaaggcCCCAGCTTGTGCCCGGCCATGGCGCGGTCGGAtaggcgcggcgtggcggcgtgaaggccagcggcggcgccagccgTTCCCCTCCGGCGAGCCGAACTGGCCGCCGCCACTCGGGTCCGGAAAAGAAGGGGAGGAAAGGAGGAATGGAGCTAGGGTTACGGGAAGGAGCCGGCGACGGGTTTTGCTTCCGCGAGGATGACGGGCGGCCGTCCGATGCCCATCCGACGGCCAGGGGCGCTCGGACCCAGACGAGCTGGGCTGCCGCCGAGCTGGGCCGAGCCAGGCTAAGAGCGGGCGGACTGGGCCGCGCGATCGCGTGTCTGGGCCGCACGAGGAAGCGCAGCGCGCGCATGGGCCGCGGGCCGTATTTGCTGCTGGGCCTCGTTTTTTTTTGCGTACACAGTAAAGTTTGTCAATTGTTTTACTCATTTCAGAAGCATTTCCTATAGTTTTGATTctctattcaaatttgaaccaacGAAATAATTTGTCTTAGAGAATGGCAAAGTTTTAAAGTGTTTTTGCTTCTGAATATGAGTATGTTTAtttgtttccgctgcaaagtaaaAGTCTCATTCTCTAtttaaattcgaaccaacgggaaaatttaaatagaggaaTTAGAAAGGTAttgatttaaagttaaattatgatattgttattttctgaccaacgttgatgataacaatatcaTAATTTCATTGTGATTTTAAGTTCAATGTTAATTCTCTGACATTTTTAGCATCAATTTTCAGAgaatagagaaaaaaaaacaaagataaacttaatgaaagaaagaaaaagtttTCCACTGCAATAAAGAAAGATAAACTCAGATGAGTTTTTCCCTGTGGGAAAAAGGAGCCTTTAAGTTTAAGGTtaagaaaagcttccgctgttgtGTGTCAAAGAAAGGATGTTTTGGCACCATTTTGCCATTATAAGTGTTAAGTTGAGCATTACTTtgctcttaaaagaaaagaaaattaaagcttATTATGATGTTATCATTTTCTGGCCAAAGTTGATGATgtcaatattataatttttattctactcatgtgttctatttctgcccaacggtgatatagaattgaaagtaaaggaaagttgtatgttttaattttgaccaacgttaaattaagacatacaattcttcccaagtagagagaaattaATAGACAAAAGTTGATTCCGATCGATGCTACAGATAAAGTTTTGATGTTACTCAGCTGTATagttgaggttaagaaagaaaagtgctTGTTCCATTCTGACTTTTAGTTGATATGGAAAAGAGATGCAACTGTTTTCGAAAAGTTTTTGGTTTCTCTCACTAAAGTTTTGCGAATATTTTAATTCGttaaattttctgattaaattggaaccaacgggaagatttaatcagaaaagaaaGTATATGTGCATATTTTAGTCATTGTGACTAAAATTTTATTACTATAAAGTGTTTTCCTTTGTCCTTCAATAGTAAAGAtaatggttgaaatgagtttgacgcatgttcaattTGACCAACGTAGAATTAAATATGTGTTACCATTGCCTTTAAAGTTTTATACCGCATGTCAGAAAAGTTTTTGGCACTTGTACCATTCATATCCTGCATGGCAGGGGAAAGTTTTGTGATAACTCACGTGCTACTtgagtatcacataaaagtAAAGAAGGCTGGGGGAGTTTTTAAAGTTATTCCAACAATTCCCATGCACTACTATAGTGGCATGTTGGATAATGACTTGAAAAGAATCGAAGGACAAAAGAAAGTTGTATGCTAACCAATATTGCAAGAATGACTTGCAAAAGTATAGCAAAATAAAGAACTTGATGAGTTCTTGAAAgtgcaacaaatcaagaactccGAGGAGCTCTTGAAAAGAAACGAGGAAATAGTACTCTCATTATTTTGTATGACTTGGTCATATGAATAAAGTTCTAGTAATGAAATGCTCCTCGTTCACAAGTGTTAAAAATagtttcgaaattatggcagcaaagtttgtgccatatttcgagggggagaaagattagaaagacaagaaagattaaaatttagagagaatttccccgcaaagttaaatgcgatgcattttaaaaagcaaagatgatctattaaagtgaatatgaccgaccgaaaagggagtacaacggtcataatATTAATACCCAACAATAAAGTAAGTGAAATTTCTGGAGTTTTCAGCTCGAAATAGGGAGAAAATATAGTTAAGCCTCAAATCAAccgaaaaagaaaaggtggtgcTCGAAGCACCTTACGAGGGGTGGTGCTCAAATCACCTTACGAGGCTTATAAAAACTGAACCGAGGCTTGTAAAGAACAAACCCAAACAAAAGTTTGAAGATATTCCATCTTTGCAATAGATGGGATTATCTGGGGGAGTAAAGTATGTCAAGAACTAAGGCTTGAAGAGAAGTGAGACTGTATGttcactcctatgattcaagcacTGAAATTGTCTCAACATATGTTTTCACGTTGTATGAATGTCATAAATTGAGTCGTCTCATTCATCGACGTGGCGAGAAGCAATGGAAGATATAATGAGACCTAAATGttccaaatttattttggaacatCGAATGAGTTTCTAATGGAGCCAAGACAGTAGGctataatgggtctacaagattgaaacgtgactccggagggaacatgaaaagttgctaagcacgacttatggcaaaaagttttgtgcaaagaaaagaataaattatAATGAGACATTTTATTCAGTCTCATAAAAGtattcttttagaatcataatgCAATTAATGGCATACTAATTTTagaattacatcagatggatgttggtGAAATATCTTCAAATGAAGATTTGTACGAGAAAGTGTATATACATGACATAACCAAATGGTTTTGTTGTAGAAAGAAAAGAACATCCGAATACCATCTGATGAAATCAGAATAGTGGTATCTAAAGTTTTATGAGAACAAAGAAAGTTTTGGGTTTTAATTAAAGGTCAAGACGACaaattgcaaatatgcaaagtttGAAGATGGGAAATTATTTTTCTACAAAGTTCAAAGAAGGTTATTATGACCTCTAGTTTTGATAAAATAATCTCGGTGAAAAATCATTCGCTCTAGAAATGAAAATTCCCTGGGAGTAAAAGGGGTATTAAGGATTATCGCAGAGAGCATACTAAGAAATGAATTCTAAAGATATATAATATGCATGCGAGTAAGCCTACGCCtgtcctattgtcaagggtaatagttttggaattttcagaattccAGGAACTGttatatgatcgatcaaaagaaaaaggttccatgtgcttcagctgttgaaagcaaaattagtgctcaaaagaatttacaCTGACATAGTGCAAGTATCCGGGACATTTTGGCAAAAGTCcagtccagcaatagatcactggaatggagttaaagaatgttttgcaattttgcaaaatattgtcagcctcatgctaagtaagaaaggaACATGTACTCTCAAAAGGATGTAAGTAAAAGGAATTAAGTTTTGGCGAgatgtttagtgaagcccacagtagtagctaacactcgcgcttggagttttattgtggaaaagctccaaagcaaAATTGTTGTGATTCATGGGTTGTGTACCCAAAGTTTGGCATTATATGAGGCTACAtgacaggcaaaatggttaagaaaaccattacccggaattgataatggtagacaacagcaatataccattcgaatgttttcactcctatggcaacatgttaagtgtgctgccaaacacattgacaatggcttatatgttgcaaaggagaaaatccagaatcatatgaaatcatggagcaccaaagtatcaaacaaatgtttgcggatccgcttacTTAAAGGCTTACCGcccaagtcgacatgggttttacgggaggcctatgatttctggattactaaagggcccaaagaaaggttaAGGTCTTGTTTCAATACAGAAATGTGCATTGTGGCTGTTAAGTCTGACGGTAACTAATAACTATCATGATGAGGCACGCCCTACATACTGATATGCAATGAGATGAGACCAATAGCAAAGCGACTAAAGAGAAAGTAAAGAGTTAAGTTCaaattgagaaattttaaagtacaaaggtgagatcaagggggagaatgttagtattgatctccaccgggccagtccaacgactgggccaaccttgactcgcgtcctgatcggggacgcccagcccaatagacggctggtgggcccccgtcgcgcagtgccatatatagaggaggtggggactgcgGCACGGTATAGGAGGTTCACCCCGCCGCTACAGTTCCCACcatcctaaaccctaacccgatctagagagggggctgctgctgcggcgggaaGCCTACCGAAGCCACCGTCCTCGACACAGCGAGGACGTCACTGCCCCTGCGCCACGCCGCCAACGCCCGCGACTTCGAACCTCGTCCACGACTCCGTCGCCGGCGTTCTGGACATCGGCATCGGGTTCGTATTCAACCATTGATGGTATGTTCTTCAAGAATCAGTGAGTAACCCGCCGATCTACTACCTAGTCGATCTAAAGAGTTTAACATTAGGCGTTCGGGTGACAACTAGCTAGCTACCCTCTGCCTTGTCGCAAGCAGCGTGAGACCAGCTAGCAGGCAATCCTGCGGCGTCAGCATAGGGCGCACAGCCGCAGGCAATAGACGATGCAGACCATACAGTCTACAGAGACATACAGTGTGCAACTGTGCATCATCTGGCCTAGCCTGCTGCACTACTATACTGGTTCGAACAGTAATGCGGAGTACTGGAAATTAG contains:
- the LOC120707466 gene encoding S-type anion channel SLAH2-like, with translation MEFGGKDVETAGPNAELASREETLPALLIRVPSQAIAGFDCVAAAGVSLNEVEGRVEELQGSGGAGDVVISIPAAAARSYDDDAHVPYSVSLSMPASPSGFHLSQFRTASARRVEARVAPAAGGLDVHPVEEEQQQGLHPPRQLKQTRFHSQPILNLHPSKNADDGGARRGDGARDKRFDPFKTFSGRLEQQLSNLRGRPQEPVDSGASPDSKISEEETDQVPAADRYFDALEGPELDTLRATEVPVLPKDEKWPFLLRFPISAFGMCLGVSSQSILWKTLASAAPTAFLRVSPVANHVLWYAAVALTALVSAIYLLKVVFYFEAVRREFHHPVRANFFFAPWIACLFLVLGAPRLVAEMHHGVWYCLMAPIFCLEIKIYGQWMFGGQRRLSKVANPSNHLSIVGNFVGALLGAKMGLREGPIFFFAVGLAHYVVLFVTLYQRLPTNVTLPKELHPVFFLFVAAPSVASMAWARINGHFDAGARIAYFIALFLYMSLAVRINFFRGFRFSLAWWAYTFPMTGASVATITYATEVTNVLTQALSIGLSGIATVTVAGLLVTTVFHAFVLRDLFPNDVSIAITRKKPKFSKILAHLRSSSSDMKDLVLSLSKPAPSDAGDTTETDQSVTTTKSWGES